The following are encoded in a window of Leptodactylus fuscus isolate aLepFus1 chromosome 9, aLepFus1.hap2, whole genome shotgun sequence genomic DNA:
- the LOC142217840 gene encoding uncharacterized protein LOC142217840: protein MTVGHIKVHQLRRQLLLFVPTSRVRIQQTNLQVVLVGKIPSAGLYYILQKSPEKIWVLCEFTLIDFKGPADLSELHALYFDVIASSDTCDPTNPLCIVSPECELYTWEENRNAEDRWREKISVTHVTCTDIRDEISSTGWGLKNIYEEVSGIFEAEGEMQFSGNHGILPTRSQQKSNAAVQRSFTPVTAVKEPHKSPSSVKSQQRSNSPARSQQRSNSPARSQQRSSSPANLLRRGSSPVPSVQRSFSPVRCQQRSSSPGRLHQRSSSPVWSQQRSSSPVRSQLRSSSPARSQLRSSSPVRPNQRSSSPVWSQQSSSPIRSQLRSSSPARSQLRSSSPVRPNQRSSSPVWSQQSSSPIRSQLRSSSPVRLNQRSSSPVQSQLRSSSPVRLHQRSSSPARSQQSSSSTNTAKKLLSCKNTKCLQFENTTEEHISC, encoded by the exons ATGACCGTG GGTCATATCAAAGTACATCAATTGAGGCGTCAATTACTCTTATTTGTACCCACTTCAAGAGTAAG AATCCAACAAACAAATCTGCAGGTTGTGTTAGTGGGTAAAATCCCATCCGCTGGCCTTTATTATATTCTGCAAAAATCCCCAGAAAAAATCTGGGTCCTGTGTGAATTTACTCTTATTGACTTCAAG GGCCCTGCAGACCTCTCTGAGCTCCATGCTCTGTATTTTGATGTTATTGCTTCTTCAGACACTTGTGATCCCACCAACCCTTTGTGCATTGTATCACCTGAATGTGAACTATACACTTGGGAAGAGAACAGGAATgcagaggacag ATGGAGGGAAAAAATTTCTGTTACTCATGTGACTTGCACAGACATCCGAGATGAAATCAGTTCTACG GGTTGGGGACTGAAAAATATCTATGAAGAAGTGTCTGGAATTTTTGAAGCCGAAGGCGAGATGCAGTTTTCAGGAAATCATGGGATCCTCCCTACCAGGTCCCAGCAAAAAAGCAATGCTGCTGTCCAAAGAAGCTTCACACCTGTCACTGCTGTGAAAGAACCACATAAGAGTCCCTCCTCTGTAAAGTCCCAGCAAAGGAGTAATTCACCTGCAAGGTCCCAGCAAAGGAGTAATTCACCTGCAAGGTCTCAGCAGAGAAGTTCCTCTCCTGCAAACCTCCTGAGGAGAGGTTCCTCTCCTGTACCATCAGTACAAAGAAGTTTTTCCCCTGTAAGATGCCAGCAAAGAAGTTCTTCTCCTGGGAGACTCCATCAGAGAAGTTCTTCTCCTGTGTGGTCACAGCAAAGAAGTTCTTCTCCTGTACGATCCCAACTAAGAAGTTCTTCTCCTGCACGATCCCAGCTAAGAAGTTCTTCTCCTGTAAGACCCAATCAGAGAAGTTCTTCTCCTGTGTGGTCACAGCAGAGTTCTTCTCCTATACGATCCCAGCTAAGAAGTTCTTCTCCTGCACGATCCCAGCTAAGAAGTTCTTCTCCTGTAAGACCCAATCAGAGAAGTTCTTCTCCTGTGTGGTCGCAGCAGAGTTCTTCTCCTATACGATCCCAGCTAAGAAGCTCTTCTCCTGTAAGACTTAATCAGAGAAGTTCTTCGCCTGTACAATCCCAGCTAAGAAGTTCTTCTCCTGTAAGACTTCATCAAAGAAGTTCTTCCCCTGCAAGATCTCAGCAGAGCAGCTCTTCTACT AATACAGCAAAGAAACTCCTCTCCTGCAAGAACACAAAATGCCTCCAATTTGAGAACACAACAGAGGAGCATATCTCCTGCTAG